A DNA window from Penaeus vannamei isolate JL-2024 chromosome 5, ASM4276789v1, whole genome shotgun sequence contains the following coding sequences:
- the LOC113808522 gene encoding BUD13 homolog, which yields MTRRQVSGRRGREESRFLRALQRWHYQKSEGLPPGGDLLARRLACAWGTAPPAHLGHGDPSPPRARRPQPTPGTAPAAHPGHGDPIPPRARRPHPTPGTAPPAHPGHGDPIPSRARRPQPTPDTAPQPTPGTAPPAHPGHGAPSPPWARRPHPIPGTAPPAHPGHGDPSPPQACPRGDSCCNSVPKCASSRPRPFNSPRDRREGRDPSATEAALDRTRKEEARSPESTQMERDFSKPALAASERTGGPGRKGAAPAGSLLDRG from the exons CGGTGGCATTACCAAAAGAGCGAAGGGCTTCCGCCCGGAGGCGACTTGCTGGCCCGGCGCCTGGCCTGCGCGTGGGGCACGGCGCCCCCAGCCCACCTGGGGCACGGCGACCCCAGCCCACCCCGGGCACGGCGACCCCAGCCCACCCCAGGCACGGCGCCCGCAGCCCACCCGGGGCACGGCGACCCCATCCCACCCCGGGCACGGCGCCCCCATCCCACCCCGGGCACGGCGCCCCCAGCCCACCCTGGGCACGGCGACCCCATCCCATCCCGGGCACGGCGCCCCCAGCCCACCCCGGACACGGCGCCCCAACCCACCCCGGGCACGGCGCCCCCAGCCCACCCCGGGCACGGCGCCCCCAGCCCACCCTGGGCACGGCGACCCCATCCCATCCCGGGCACGGCGCCCCCAGCCCACCCCGGACACGGCGACCCCAGCCCACCCCAGGCGTGTCCACGAGGGGACTCGTGCTGTAATTCTGTTCCCAAATGCGCAAGCTCTCGTCCGAGGCCCTT CAACTCGCCCCGGGACCGGCGTGAAGGTCGAGATCCGTCTGCGACAGAAGCGGCGCTTGACCGAACGCGCAAGGAAGAGGCTCGGTCGCCGGAATCGACGCAAATGGAAAGGGACTTTTCCAAACCTGCGCTGGCGGCCTCCGAGCGCACTGGCGGGCCCGGGCGGAAGGGCGCAGCACCAGCGGGCTCTCTGCTCGACCGCGGCTGA